TTGAGTCTCTGACCAAAGCTTCACATGCCATGGCCGAAGCACTGTACAAGGCTGCTGGAGCTCAGGGTGGAGCCCCGGGGGCAGAACAGGCTCAGCAAGGAGGAGCCCAGGAACAGCAGAAAAGCCCTGATGATAAAAATGATGGTGCCGAAGATGCTGATTTCGAAGAAGTAAAATAAAGTAGTAATCTGTAAAGGTAAGGGGACAGCAGTTATCCTGTTTGAGGGAAAACTCTGTCCCTTTGTTTTCAGGTGATCTTCAGTTTAGAACTATCCAGAGTTTACTTTAATTCAAAATTATCCATTATCTTCGCAGTTACATGATCGATATATGTACTTCTTACCAATACATAAAGCACATCACTCGGCTTTATTACTGTCGAACCATGAGGTGCAATAATTTCATCTTTTCGGTTTATCATAGTAATAACTGTGCCTTTTGGAAGTCTCAAAGAATCCACACGCACCAAACCGGAATACACATCCTCATCTATTTGAATCTCCACAAGCTCCAAATCGCTTTTGTGAAGGGTTGCCAGCTCCATAACCTGGCTGGGTTTAGGCTTTGTTTTCACAGTTAATTTTAACAGGTCTGCCATTTTGGTGATTGTTGAGCCCTGTACAAGAAGAGAAAGCACCACGGCAAAAAACACCATATTGAAAATCACCCGCGAATTAGGTATACCAGCAGCCAAAGGGTATGTGGCCAGTACAATCGGAACTGCACCCCGCAAACCGCTCCAGCTTATAAACAATCTGTCTTTATAATTGAACTTAGTGAATGTCGTACATATCAGAACCGACAGCGGACGGGAAAAAAAGGTAATGATAAGAAAAAGAGCTATCCCTTCCCTGTAAACTACCAATAAATCGCGGGGAAAAACCAATAAGCCAAGAATCACGAAAATTATAACATTAGCGATAGTTGAGATGGCTTCCAGCAGTGTGGATATTGTTTTTTTATAGGGGATATCAGAATTGCCCATAAAAAATCCGGCGAAAAAAGCGGAGATCATTCCGCTTGCCCCTGCCACATCAGCAAGGCCAAAAGAGAACATAATCAGCCCTACCAGAAATATGTAGAAATACCCCCTGTCCAACACTTTAACCTGATGAAAAAGAAATACCCCCAACTTTCCTACAAGTAATCCGATCGCGATTCCGATTATAAGATTCCAGAACAGAGTGAGCCCCATCCCAAGAGGGTGTTCCATTCTGGCAACAATCAGCCGAACCGCCAGAGTGGTAAGTACAATTGCCATCGGGTCATTTGTGGCCGATTCAATTTCAACCAGAGAGGAGAGTCTCTTATTCAAAGACCTTGAACGAAGAATTGAAAAAACAGCAGCTGCATCGGTGGAAGATATAATGCAGCCGATAAGAAATGCCATCACCAGACCATAATTTAAAAACACTACCAGTGAAACACCCGTTAACAGAGCTGTAAGTGCTACCCCCACTGTGGCAAGAGTCATCGAAGAAGCAAATACAGTTTTCAGTCTTTCATACCTGGTGCCGAAACCCCCGATAAAGAGTACAAAGATGAGGGCAAAGTCGGCAATCTGTCTTGCCATCACCGCATCGTCAAAATAGATGAGCCCGGTGACACCACTTCCAAAAATAACTCCTGTAGCAAGTGCAATCACCACAAGGGGCACACGCCACTTACTGGCTATTCTGGCAATTAAAACAATTGACAACAAAATTATTGCTGCAATAAGGTACATGTGTTTGGGATCTCCATCAATTTGAAAGGCCCGTCTCAGGGGTAAGAGCGCGTCCCGCCCTTTCACTCTTTCACCCATCAGGTGAAACAAATGTATGCGGTAGTAATCAGGGGCAAATAACATACCACAGCCCAAACCTTTTCCCGGTTACTGAAGCAACCTTCAGTTTCCGGCAAAAAGGTTGAAGCTGGCACGGAAAAAGCCTCCATCATTTCGGGAGGAGATTACCAGTTTAGCGGATCAGGGGAGTATAAGAAGTTTTGCTTTTTTGCCTGAAGGTCTGGTCAGAACAACGTAAGTACCGGGAACAATGTCCTGTGGAGGTCTCCAGCCGCTTTGCCATTCGTAATCTGATATTCTTTCAGATTCCAGTTGAGCTACGAGCTGTCCGTCAACTGAATACAGTGAAACAGTTGAACGGGGTTCAAGTTTTGAAAACGTTATCCTGTCAGCCCCCTGATGCCTGTTGCTTACAGAGTAAGGGTTGGGGAAAACCTCAATCTTCTCATCTGAGCTCAGGCGGCTCTGACTTCCGAGATAGAGCTTGGATACACCGGCATCGGTAGCAACCCAGAGTAGCCCCTTCTCCCTGTTGACTGAAATATCAACAATCGAATTTGAGAGTATTCCGTTATCGGTGGTGATGAACTGCAGAGAAACAGAATCCTGTCTGTAGGGGTGAAGTTCACCCCGTATCAAACCATCATCGTTTGTTCCTATCCAAAAGACATTTTCATTTTGCACTGCAATAGAATTGGTATTACCCAGAGAACTTTTAAGTTTGACAGGAGTTGTGGTATTGGGTAAAAAGGTGTAAAGGCCATTTGTGCTGGCAACGTATACCCTTCCATCCGGGGAAGCGGCAATATCTGAGATTATTCCAAGACTTGTTGATTGATGCCTTACAGTTATACCCCTTTCAAGCGGATTACCACTATACTCCAGAATCAGTAAGCGATCACGGCTATCAACCAGAAAGATTCTGTTATCCCTGTCGACTTCTATTAATTTGATGTAATCAGCATGATAGGGCGATTCTTTTGGGAAAAATCTTCTGAACCCGGCCTGCAACGGATCATCCCTGCTGTCATCGGGAATTCTTCCCGGATCATAGCAAACCAGGCTTCCGAGGTTATGGTCATGTACTGAAATCCATAAAAAGCCATTGGAGTCAGTGCTCAGGGCTCTTGACAAACCAAACCCCAGAAATCCACCTTCTGTGTAATAACCGAACTCAGGATCATCTTTTTCACCAATATATAGTTGTGAAACGTTGTTTTGAGCAGGATCGATTTTTTTTACATTCCCCCCCCATGTTCCAACCCACATATGTCCCGATCTATCCTCTGCAATATCGGTCATGTTACCATAACCTATGTTTCCGAAGCTGTAATTTCCAAAGGTGTAGGAATTGTACATATCCCATTGGGAACCATCAAAACGGATAATTCCGGTATACCAAGGCTGATACCCATCTGTGTGGGTAAAGGCAGGCAACAGCCAGACGTCACCATTTTTTGCGGCGTAAATACGGTTGATGTTTTTAAGGGGCAATCCCTCTATTTTTATCTGGTATGGGCTGTTTTGTCCGTCCCACCCGAAGAAAAACTGATCATCTGTACCAACCCATAAATGGTTGTTACCGTCATTGTACAGTGCAGTCACAGTTTCCCGCTCCCCGAAATCAAGAGCCGGAACACTGTCGAGCATAACCATTCCGCCCATTGCAGAATAACTCTGATTTTTAAAAGACACGACCGGAACCGAAGAAGGTATCAGTTCTCTGTTTCTGATCTGAAAATCAACAACTGCGGAGTCGGTTTGTACCGTTCTCCATACGGTTCTGTCATAGAAGTTGGCCCGGGAAATATCGGATGTAAGTACTGCGACTCCCTCCTCACAACCCAGATATAGAGTGTCCCTGAAAAGGGTAACTTTATTTACCCGCGGATTTGAGAAAGAGCCGATTGCAGCTGAATTTTTTAAGGCCACTCCTTTTTTTGTGTCAAACACACTGCATCCCCGCTGTGACCCGATAATCAGCAGGTCGTTGTGCGGGTAAATGTCAAGAATGCCCCAGCCGGCCCTGTTATAATTAGAAAAGGTGTGGAAGACGCCCTCTGGGGTACGCTTGTAAAGGTAGCCGTTTCTTGAACCTATCCATATGTTTCCTCTTTTGTCAGAGATTATTGATGTGAGGTAGGGGTCTGGGAATCTTCTGGAATCACTAAGCAGTTCAGAATCTCCGGTTTTGGTATTATACAGATACAATCCACCACTTGATGCTACCCATAGTGTATCAGATTTTCGGAGAAATCCATTTGCTGTTAGTGTATGACTGTAATTGGTGATTCGCTCAAAGGAGAACGCCGACAGTGCAGAACAAAGCAGAAATAGGCAAAACAAGTATTTGATTTGATTGTTTTTCATTGGTTTAAGCTCTTAACTTCTGATGTTTGGTTGTCATTTTAACAAGCGTTACCGTCTTGTGAAAAAAAGGTCTGGTGTAGTAAAAAACTAATGCAATGCATGGGTTAAAGCCAAAATTCATCGTTGAAAACCTATTCTTTTATAGCCGACTACAAAATATTCTTTTTACAAAGGTGAAATTTCGGGGCCGTTGTAGTAAGATAGCAATGAGCTGTATAACCTTAAAAACAAGCCCTCTTGGGGCTTCGATTTTTACCGGCAAACCTATCTGCGAATTCTAATCAAGTAATTAATACTAGAAATTATTTACTTTGAGCTCTGGAAACGAATATTTTTTTTATATTCTGTATTGACTCAGAACTCCTTGAGAGATAAAATTAGAATAGAAACCAAGTTAAGGAGTTTCGCTTTATGCCAAACAACCCAGCTGACCTTTCAGACACAATGTACCGTCGGCTGTACAGACTGATGAAACGCAATATTGAACCGGCAGTTATAGCATCTACTCTGAAATTACCTCTGAGCACAGTTCAGGGGATAATTTCAAAGCTCCATCAGAGCTCCGGTGCCAAATCCTCCCTTACTTCCAAAGCAAACGACCGGTATCTTGATATCTACTTTTTTGCCAAAACGCGATATGCAAAACTACAGCTTGTAGGAATGGCAGTTCAGGGGACTTTAAAAGAGCTTGAAGTGGAATTTGAGAAAATTGAGTCATCAAAGTGGAAAGCTGTTGCTATAGAAATGTGCGATGTTGTTGAATTGGATAAAGCAGCCAGTGAAATGATATTACAATTTTACCATGAGATGCACAAAACTGGTCGCTATGTAGCTATCCTTGATCCCTCCGGAAATATCGATCCATCCCTGCAGAAGTTTGGTCTTGAGGGGACTGTGCCGATTTTTGGCACGACAAATGCTTTTGAAGATAAAGCGTTCTCCAAAAACAGCGGTTACAAGACTAAATTATTATAGTTCTTTAAATTAGCGAACACATTTAATTAATTTAATCCCGATAATGAGAATTTATTCGGATTATTAAAAAGGAGATTTAATGGCTTATCTTGGAATAGGCTACTGTGGTCCCAATCGCTCCTTTTTACGAGATCAGGTGAACAAACATATGGCCTGGCTTAAAGGTGATCGTCTCCCACGGTTTTTTGGTGATGGTTTTATTGTGCTGTACGATTCCAACACCGCCAGGGAGTTTGCAAAGAAATGCGAACTTGCTGCAGAAAAAGAGTGTCTGATAACTTACCCAATGGATCACCCGAACCAAAAATAGAACTGGGTATAAAAAATGCTTAACTTCATTGAAAAAATTGAGCAGGACAAAATACTCCAACTCCTTTCAAGGAGTTTGCCCTATTATCTCAAATCTTGGAATGAAGTAGATAAGAGAAGCGGGATATTTGGCTCCCTGGATCCAAAGCATTTCAATATGCGTTCGGTAGGTTCCTCTTCGCCAGTAATAGAATACGTCCTCAGGCCCCATCTTAACATTCTCTGTATACTGAGCAGTTATCTGTACCTCGATAAACTCGAGATGGTTGGAGAGGGTGTAAGCGAAGAAGAGCTTAAGGATAAACTAATCAAAGGGCTGCGATGGGCCTGCAATACTCATCTCACCGGCAGCAGGGATGAGGATGTTTTTCTCGAGCGCAAGCGCTGGGGGGAGAACTGGAGAAGTTCCCTGTGGGCCTCGGTTCTTGGGCTCATTTCTGTTTTTGCAAAAAACACAATCGACACCGTTACTCAGGATAAAATAAAACTGATCGTATCCTTTGAGGCAGACCGGTTTACCGATGTCAGGCCCCCCAGTGGTTGTGAAGTAGATACCAAAGTAGAAGAAAACGCCCAGGATGCCATGATCCTGGCCTGGGCCATCAATCTCTGCCCTGAACACCGCAATGTCAAAAACTGGGAAAACTCACTTCGGCTGTGGGCTGTAAATATCGCATCAAGCATTCAGGACAAGTCCGATCATTCTGAATACTTTGACAATTCAATTGCCTCTGCGGTTACAACCCAGAATCTTTTCCCCGATTTCACCGCCGAGAACCACGGATTTTTCCATCCTGAAGTTCTCTCATACGGAATGTGGATCATTTTGGCCACCTGTGCATATGAGCTCAACGGCAACGAAAGACCATCTTATCTGCACAGAAAGAGCCATCAGAAAACATTCGAAATACTGCTGAGGTTTTGTTTGCCTTCAGGGATGATTTTTGCACCTGGTGGACACGATATGCCGATGTTTATCCCCCGCCCTCTCGCTCTTGCGTGGGGTGTTTGGAGAAATGACCCCAGGGCACTCCACCTCACCGCAAAGCTTCTGAACTGGATGAACACAAATCTCTATGCTGATCACAATACCCAGGGACCATGGGTGTTTGGGTTTGAACAAAACTATGAAGGATGGGAGTTGTTGTTCCAGAGTCAGACTGGACTTGAGCTTGCGCTGCTGGCATCTCTTCCCTTCCCTAAAGAGCAGAGAACCTTTTCTGCAGGCCAGGTTGAAAACGCAATAAATACCAGGCATATCTACCCCTATATTCAGGTCTGCTACAGGAGAAATGTACGCACAACAAGAAGCATGGCCTGGAAAGCACTGGGGAATCATCCGTTGGTCGGGCTGAACGTTCACTCACAAACTGAGTTGATTGCTCCGTTTAAAGCAGCGCTGCTTGGTATCCCAACCGTTTCAGACCCAATCAAATCCTGGAAAGTTTTACACCATCAGGACCGTTTTCAAAGAGATGGGTTTGATACAAGCGGCCTTGTGGCCTATTACAATAATGCTGGTACCAAAATTATCTCAAGGGAAATACGAGTGATCACCTGGGGTGATGAGGGGCTCATTGTTTTAGACAGGATTACCCCTGAAAAGGATCTGCAGGTGCAAGAGCAGTACCTCTCCCCCGTTTATCTGGTTAATGATTACTGGACCGGAAACAATCTGGAACTAACCAGCGGTTCTCTAAAGGAGTCTTTCAGCGCATATCAGCGCAAATTCCGTGAAGTCCCATGTCCGGCATTCTGGGCAAGCATAGAAAATCACCTGCTGTTTCAGTTTGTATGGAAACAAAACAAGGGCCTTTATTATCTTCCCGGCGGAGAGCGCAATGCTCCCCCTTACTGGAAAAACTGCAGGCTCGATATGATGGCGATCCATGTGGACCCAATCGATGCCAAAGAGGGAGAACCCTTTTATGAAGTCGGTTTTTTTATCGGTTCAGGTAAGGGGCCAAGGCCATTTAAAACTTCCGGGATTTCCCAACATTTTTTCAAAGGCCTCGTTATTATGGATGGGAAAATCACAGTCGGACTGGACTGACAAATCACACTTTCACAGGCAGGTTAATGAATAATTCTCCGAAAAGGGCTTTTATTACAGGCGTAAACGGATTCGCAGCAATTCATCTTTGCCAACACTTAAAAGAGTCGGGTTTTACTGTTTTTGGTATGGATATCCAAGAAAAGCCCGTTCTTGATTATATTAACTACCGCAAACTCTCACTGCCCGGAAACTATGAACTGGATGATTTTCTCAAATCCACCAATCCATTACATATCTACCACTTAGCAGCTGTAAGCTATATTCCCGATGCCGACCTATCACCCTACAATGCCATAGAAATCAACCTAATGGGAACGGTTTCGGTGCTTGAGGCTGCCCTCAGAACGTGTCCCGAATCTCAAATCCTTGTTGTGGGTTCATCTAAGGAATATGGAGAAGCGGATTCGGCCACAAAAAAGATCACCGAAAACACGAATCTCAATCCTCAGAGTTTTTATGGAATAACAAAGTTTACATCAGAGCTCATCGCTAAACAATATGGTAGACAGTTTGGGCTTGATGTCAGATTTACCCGTTCATTCAATCACACCGGTCCTGGGCAATCTCCGAAATTTGTGTGTTCAGATTGGGCAAAACAAGTGGCAGATATCGATAGAGGGCTTACAGCCCCACGGGTAGAAGTTGGTGACCTGGAACACTCTATCGACTTTTGTGATGTGAGAGATGTGGTTAAGGCGTATCATCTCATATTAAAGCACGGAAAGAGGGGAGATGTTTACAATGTCTGTTCAGGCAGAACAGTTCCGCTTACAGAGATTCTGGATTATCTGATCAGAAAATCGGGTAAAAAAATCGAAATCATTAAGTCAGATTTCAGGATCCGGCCCGGGAAAAGAAAATTAGGTATTGCAGGCGACAATGAAAAGTTGGTTTCTCAGACAGGTTGGAATCCACAGATCGGGATTGATAAAACTCTTGATGACCTCTATGAATGCTGGTTTAACAGGTAAATGATTCTTGCCTTGGAATTTGCATTTTTTCAACCAAACTACTTCTGTTTGAACCACCTGCTGGCTTCATATATTTTCATATACCTGAATAAAAATTCGTGATTTGTCAAATTACAATAAAGGAGTTTTGAGGCATGACACCTAAAGTAGATATCTGGGCAAGTCTGCCCTATGTGGTAAGGGACATGGAGCTTGCTGACTGGGGAAGAAAAGAGATTGAAATAGCAGAAAAAGAGATGCCCGGACTGATGGCTGTGCGTGAAAAATACTCAGCAGAAAAGCCACTGGCTGGTGTCCGCGTTTCCGGCTCACTTCACATGACTATTCAAACTGCCGTGCTGATCGAAACACTGGTTGAGCTTGGAGCTGATGTGCGATGGGCATCGTGTAACATCTTCTCCACACAGGATCATGCTGCCGCAGCGATTGCCCGTGCGGGAGTGCCCGTTTTTGCCTGGAAAGGGGAGAGTCTTGAAGATTACTGGGCATGCACTTATCAGGCTTTGACCTTCCCCGGTGGTAAGGGGCCCAATCTGATTGTAGATGATGGGGGGGATGCCACGCTTCTTATCCATAAAGGGGTACAGCTTGAAGATGGAGATAAATGGGTAGATGAGTCCACTGACAATGAAGAGGAAGCTGTAGTTAAGTCGCTTCTTAAAAAAATACACGCCAAAAATGCTGATCACTGGCACAAAGTTGCACAGGAGTGGAAAGGTGTATCAGAAGAGACCACTACCGGAGTGCACCGTCTGTATCAGATGATGAACGAG
The sequence above is a segment of the Chitinispirillum alkaliphilum genome. Coding sequences within it:
- a CDS encoding potassium transporter Trk, producing MYLIAAIILLSIVLIARIASKWRVPLVVIALATGVIFGSGVTGLIYFDDAVMARQIADFALIFVLFIGGFGTRYERLKTVFASSMTLATVGVALTALLTGVSLVVFLNYGLVMAFLIGCIISSTDAAAVFSILRSRSLNKRLSSLVEIESATNDPMAIVLTTLAVRLIVARMEHPLGMGLTLFWNLIIGIAIGLLVGKLGVFLFHQVKVLDRGYFYIFLVGLIMFSFGLADVAGASGMISAFFAGFFMGNSDIPYKKTISTLLEAISTIANVIIFVILGLLVFPRDLLVVYREGIALFLIITFFSRPLSVLICTTFTKFNYKDRLFISWSGLRGAVPIVLATYPLAAGIPNSRVIFNMVFFAVVLSLLVQGSTITKMADLLKLTVKTKPKPSQVMELATLHKSDLELVEIQIDEDVYSGLVRVDSLRLPKGTVITMINRKDEIIAPHGSTVIKPSDVLYVLVRSTYIDHVTAKIMDNFELK
- a CDS encoding NHL repeats containing protein, which codes for MYLYNTKTGDSELLSDSRRFPDPYLTSIISDKRGNIWIGSRNGYLYKRTPEGVFHTFSNYNRAGWGILDIYPHNDLLIIGSQRGCSVFDTKKGVALKNSAAIGSFSNPRVNKVTLFRDTLYLGCEEGVAVLTSDISRANFYDRTVWRTVQTDSAVVDFQIRNRELIPSSVPVVSFKNQSYSAMGGMVMLDSVPALDFGERETVTALYNDGNNHLWVGTDDQFFFGWDGQNSPYQIKIEGLPLKNINRIYAAKNGDVWLLPAFTHTDGYQPWYTGIIRFDGSQWDMYNSYTFGNYSFGNIGYGNMTDIAEDRSGHMWVGTWGGNVKKIDPAQNNVSQLYIGEKDDPEFGYYTEGGFLGFGLSRALSTDSNGFLWISVHDHNLGSLVCYDPGRIPDDSRDDPLQAGFRRFFPKESPYHADYIKLIEVDRDNRIFLVDSRDRLLILEYSGNPLERGITVRHQSTSLGIISDIAASPDGRVYVASTNGLYTFLPNTTTPVKLKSSLGNTNSIAVQNENVFWIGTNDDGLIRGELHPYRQDSVSLQFITTDNGILSNSIVDISVNREKGLLWVATDAGVSKLYLGSQSRLSSDEKIEVFPNPYSVSNRHQGADRITFSKLEPRSTVSLYSVDGQLVAQLESERISDYEWQSGWRPPQDIVPGTYVVLTRPSGKKAKLLILP
- a CDS encoding GDP-mannose 4,6-dehydratase; the protein is MDIQEKPVLDYINYRKLSLPGNYELDDFLKSTNPLHIYHLAAVSYIPDADLSPYNAIEINLMGTVSVLEAALRTCPESQILVVGSSKEYGEADSATKKITENTNLNPQSFYGITKFTSELIAKQYGRQFGLDVRFTRSFNHTGPGQSPKFVCSDWAKQVADIDRGLTAPRVEVGDLEHSIDFCDVRDVVKAYHLILKHGKRGDVYNVCSGRTVPLTEILDYLIRKSGKKIEIIKSDFRIRPGKRKLGIAGDNEKLVSQTGWNPQIGIDKTLDDLYECWFNR